The window AATGTTAGAGGATTTTGATATGCTGTAAACAAAATTTAGTTCTTGCAAggctagcatattctcaccggagcttacgtTATGCCCGTGTcacttcaaaaggcctttattaaaggagtagttcactttcagaacaacaatttacagataatttactcacccccttgacatccaagatgtttgtcattttttcttcagtcgtcaagaaattatgttttttgagatgaaCATTTCTGctaatttctccatataatggacttaaattgTGCCCCGATTTTGGAATCTTCAAAATGCCTTTTAAATGCgtcttcaaatggctgtaaacgatcccagccgatgaagaagggtcttgtctactgaAACATTCggccattttcttagaaaaatatatttttatataccttttaagcacttaaacttgtctagcactagggctgtaATGCGTGTTCGCGCCTCTACGTACTATGTCCACTGTGCTCTGTAACGCAGCGAaccctttgtaaacactgggttaatGCGCGTTCGCGACTCTacgtactcacgtcgaaaggtcacgtgtgacgtatgcgaaactacagacccagtgtttacaaagcgaacttgagaagagagaagtgcaacgcaatcaaacactctttagcaacaaggtacaacataaagtacaacgatttcggacgactttgaagctggtggagcacatgagatggagtttttcaccgttccctacctttttgagccggaatacacagacgatgaactctgtcagagaggGAAAACTGCGGCGGCGGCGAGACAAGCCTCGGGCAGATCGCGTTCAAACaagacgagatggtggtgcaagtgtggaaaatgccagccatttccaacgcagcaggaatctcagtgctgtcaagACTGGACCACCAGCCATTTGAAGccccatttaaactgcatttaaactgcatttaagcggcattttgaagattcaaaaattggggcaccatttaagtccattatatggagaaatttccaaaaaacacaatttcttgacggctgaagaaaaaaagacataaatatcttggatgacaagggggtgagtaaatgatctgtaaactgttgttctaaaagtgaactactcctttaaatctcCCGAGGTGTGAGGAGtaatttttatgatggatggatgcactttactggacttcaaagtttcaacacccattcactgctattataaagctttgacgagccaggacattttttaatatgactctgattgtattcgtctgaaagaagaaattcatgtacacctaggatggcttgagagtgagtaaatcatggggtaattttcatttttgggtgaactatgcctttaatgcCATTCAGATATTTGAGAGGTAAATAAATCTCAAATGTTTCTTATGTTTTTCATATCATAGtacaattttaatttcattttaatctttgggtagaaaatgtaaataattaaaggaaATTCCACATCACATATCTGAGCATGATGTGAAAAATCTCATTTAAACAATGAACTTCTAGTCTTTCAATGTCatttgagaaaaacaaaaaacaaaaaaacaaatcagaTTGTATGTTACCTTTGGCAGTTTCAGGAATGTGGTCATATGGGTCAATAAGGGTGCTGTCGTCAAAGTCTGCAACAGTCTGTCAAAGAGATTTATCAGTTTATCAACATTTGATATGCAAGTGTACCACACAGACCAGGAAAATAATCCAACACTTACACCTAAGAAAATTATCATTAACAAATCATTGTGCTCTGTGCCCTTTTCTTGTTGAATAATCAGTATATCATGTTATTTTAATAGATGAATAAATACCGTCATTTACCTCCAGTCTTTTCCCATAATTCTGCTCATACCAAATCATACAATAAAGACAGAGAAACGTAATAAAAGCCTGGAAAGTGGAAAGAAAAAATGTGTATGAGACGTCACCACACACACAGTGGGATTCAAAACTGTAATGTTTTACTGCAAATCATATATTATgagcataaaaatgtaaaataagcaAACATGAACATGAATTTCACTTGGGCATGATCAAACaatttgcttttttttattaGTGAAGAACTAAACAGTTCAGAACTAACAGCCATAAAAtatttctgtactttctattttTTGAATCTCAGACTTTCAATGTGGTCTCTTTTCACTTTTGGATCCTGCTGTGTTTAGTTTATAGAAACACACAGTGTCCAATCTGTAAACATTCAGTGTAAACTACAGATGTATAAACGGACATAATAAAGTCACAGTACAACAACATAGCCATTATTTGTTAAGGTTTCAGTGTCTGTTAAGGAAAACAGTAAACATCTCTAAATCAAACCttattttaaaaggtaataatataaaaatataaatacatcataaatatttaagtataaataaatatataataatattttaaacaataatatttataaataaaggaAATTTCAACCAAAACACTCACCAAGCACAAAAGCCAAAGGACGACATAAAGAACCTGTGTTTTAGAGAACAAGTCTTGTCCAAATTTGATACAAGCCAGGGCTTCCAGGAAAGCAATGGCCCTATAAGGGAAAAACAGAAACACTTACTCAAAAGCAACTCCCCGAAAAGCATTACAACACACTTAAAATGTAAGAAAGTCTTTGCATTATGTAACAATATATCAAGTGgcattttttgtttatataaataaGCAATACTATATATTAGTACAAACATGGGTGAGTAAataacagaattttatttttttgttaaactatTTGTTTAAGTGTTCAACAGTATCCATATACTTTTTGGTGTTTTAGGTTTCATGAAATCATGTAAACAAACATTCTttctatataaaaataaacatacatttttgtgTTTAATACACAATGGCAAATTTCTATGAGCATTTTAGATTTTTAGGACTTACAAACACAAAAGTGAGATTTGTTAAGTCACCAGACTATGTAGGAGTAATGTGGCAGACTAAGAACTTTACCAAGCCAAGAGAAAATGCCTCCATTGTTTAGAAACGAATGGAAAAAGTGAGATTTTCTCTTAAACATGACACAAATCACCTGATTCTGACAGAACCAGCTGTGGCAAGATGGAACAAACCTATGCATTAAATGTCTCTGTGTCTATACCATTGTAAGAACTGTTTTTTCTGGTTTTCATAAACAAGTTCTAAATTAAACAGACAGAATAATTTTAATGACACAGTCTTTATATAGAAGGGACAGGTTACCCCAAACTAAAAACTTGTGTTTTGAacaacacaagtgtgagtaaatgatgagagaaGTTTATTTTTTGATGAACTATAAGACCCAAAACATCCATACTGGAAAAACCACTGGCTAAAttataaatatgatttaaaataCCTTTTTTGACAGTGCTTTCGCATTAGATAAATAAACATGTACTTACCCAAACACCCAACATTGTGTTCCAACTCTTTTGCACTGGGTGTCTGTTAGATATGCGTAGTATTGCCTATATGCAAACAAAAAGTAATGAGTCAACACCTCTGGCATCTAACAGTGCAATGGTTGTTTAAACACCTGCCAAACTCAATTTTCTAaaatgaatgtatttatttaaaatgattatatggctgaaaaaaatgtataatagcaTGACTGTTGATGTTTATGGCTTATCGGATCAAGctccacaataaataaatacgttCAAGTTGTTTTTAAAGACACAGCATTCTCATGTTGTACTTTTCCAGGAAAAGCTTTTGTTTTAATACTTCAGATTTTAGAGAGATGAGGATCCTGATCTCTAGAGAAGCAAAATGAGGCCAGAGCAAAAACTCTGATGAAATAAAGTGAAATGGTTTAATATTGTTTGGTTGGGTGAGAAGTCCCAGTACTAAGAAGGTTCATTTTGAAGGGTTTCACTGGAACACAGAAGAAGGCAATTGGACATTACCGCACTGTGGGGGCAGTGATGATCCCAATTAACAGAATCCGGCACCAGCTAAGAGAATGAGAGGCCTGGAATACGAAGATGTGCTTCAGGAAAAACGTGTTCAGTTCTGTGAGCTGTCGAAGAGCAAAGAAACAGGACAAAAGTGAGTGAATAGATACATAAAGTAATTTACgttattaaaaaaatccacattgttttagaCTATGAGGAGCCCTATTATTTTGATGaggtgaaatggttgcactcagtgagctagtGGCGTGACCTGTTGCTATTCAACCACAACAAACACAATTCAACTCAAAAAAATAAAGCACTGATACGATGCGatattgtgcggcttttggttgtaatttttagttatggcaacaagagaagcaatgcaagtcttcactgctttcctactgataagaagaggagaaaaggatgggaagatgcctgtggacgaatacaACTTCCCAGAGACCTGCATTTTTGTTCTGTCCTCTTTAGTCCTGATGCCTTGAAGGCAGAGCTtaaaatggcagagacaagaaatgctagatgtcaccctggcaggatgtaaacatgccgacacAATTCATGACTctacagccactgaaggagtttctcagcatggatttcacttgatatcccGGGACATTTAGACTCATTGTagggcatttttacctttataaagccattttttaaGAGTGAGCATCATATTTTGAATCAAGGTCTTACAAGTAATCTGTCAATTATAATACAAACGAAATCAGTATCAATGAAATTgatctttgcagaagttgcatctGAAGTTTGCACAGTTTAAAGGAGAACTcaggtgtgatattgacctaaagtgtattgaatcatgataccgagtgtgaacgtaccttgcatatctcatctcgtcttgtccactgcagtccgaaatctggcgttagttagccgatgctcacaacaggttgtcaatgagagtcaatagggcatcgaagtagccatgtaaataaatcactgttttacgccatttacgaggcacaaagtagctcgacacttcattggtagacttccaagggccctgacatttaaaacgagacattgagaactcagaaaaagctccggtagtttatttacaagaagatttatacagacattttccaccagaaacagaccggtcgccgccatcttgaatttagtcatgataagtcgagtgacgagcaggaaggaactcgacactcgacttatcgtgactaaactcaagatggcggcggccgctaaacttcttgcagttactgtctgtataaatcttcttgtaaataaactaccggtgctttttctgagttctcaatgtctcgttttaaatgtcagggcccttggaagtctaccaatgaagtgtggagctactttgtgcctcgtaaatggcataaatagctttgatattttaaacatgaaatgtttaataatgtgatttgaaattaaaaaaaaatataagatactttaaatgtgagATTTGATTCATTCTTCCTCTCATATCTTGAATTATCTgatcattctaaatgcattttaataaactGAATCATACAGTAAAAGAATGCACTCTAAAGCGTACATGCACTAGTAGGgttgcaccgaatgttcggcaacccaAATTATTTGGGGGAAACTTTCCAAAAAAGCTCTTTTGGTGTTCGGCcaaataagcgaaaaggctgaataaattatccCGAAAAATGATGtgacgcaatcaaatagaggcgcgcaatAATCCAGCAAACATGTTGGCAGTgtagaagcatttaaaactgtctgagaaagatgcaaaaatcattacaagcaccaacagcgagagactgtttagaactgCATTGCATGTCCTTGATGAGAAGAGAAATGGgcggttgttgctggttactgtatgctgactgaaatcatgaaatgccttaaaccattagttaataaactacagaacattgCTGTCTCATACACGCATTActtgtatgtattctgacagctcCGCACAAGCTCCTAagcagggttcaaagtccaaatcacgaggaaaatctgcgctgaaacagtgtaatgagaatcattcataaatctgctgctgtcagcaaaaaatagtactgaggtcttcttgtgggtttccgccaaaataaaagtcaacattcataaacgttagcattgtaatttaaccgttgttctgtaaaataaaattaaaaaagacataaataatgataataattacaacagctctattaatacatttattataacattctcctttgctcagcaaggctgcatttatttttacattaaaaaacacatgccaggtcttaaaaatggccaaagaatattattttactaacttattaattttaatttaaattgtgctttcttggtaggctataatgtctacttgaatgttaaaaatgttcagtgttaagtaaatatttaaaaattgttgttttgtagtttttttttttaatctgtaaaaagcacattttggctatttaattaatgcaatggtgaaaaaaattggcaaaatacatgggggggcGGGCACaaaaaccgtgttcggtaatctgccttcagcccagtgtttaattttgtttggcttcggccaagaatttatttcagtgcatccctatgCACTGGTTTAACCTCACTTATAAACTTCAAGACATGTATGTGCACACTCTGTAGACGTGTTATGTTTGCATACTCGATTATGTGAAATCACACatcgttaaaacaacaattacgataTTATTGCAGAAGATATATAGCACACCCCTAAGTGCAAACATTTCACCTCATTGAAATAATGGTAcctcccatagtccaaaatatgtataaaacaatggaCTTTTTAATgacgtaaatctttcatgagttttctattatatatttcagtaagagacagcATATATGCTATATCAAGCCAtaaaagtcttaatacccagagcttttattaaaacatttcccAAGCCTCGAATTGTTAGTGTGACAAAGATTCTGTTAATATGCACCTTACTAAACTTGAATGTAGCATAAACTAAAAGGCATTCCATACTACTTGATAATCACCATCAAGTATATTTCTATAGCATCACACACCTGCCATACAATCATGAAGAGGTAGATTCCAGCCACCCTCTGAAAAGAGGATTTAGGGTCAAACCAGCGCACATACGTCCAACTGGCCGGAGTAAACTGCAAAACTGCCCGTTTCAGCTTGCCTGTGGTTGTGTGGATATTTCTAAACACATTCAAAACACACAAATGACCTGTTTACAATAATTCTAAACACAAGCATCCTCGCCTGACCTAATAACCCTGAATCAGATGATCCAACAAGAATGTAACACAAAACAGGTTTGGAGCTGACACATAACTAATCTCTGCATACAAATCTCCAAAACACAATCACAGAGAGTATGGATGTGGGTGTGTGTAACTACCCCTACAGCTGCTTATTTATGTCTGCAACATTTGTGGCAGCAAAAGTATGACTATAAACTGCATTTTTCAAGTACAAATGTTAGTTTCATGGAAATAGCTACAGATTAATCATAAAAAGAGCTTACTTGATACTGGCCCAGTGGTAGGTACGCATCTCTAAAAAGTGACACACAGTCATGCCAAGCCAGATGCCACCTCCATTGCACAACAGGATGTCAAGAATGACTTGATCCCACCAGCACTCTGCAAAGTTTGGCAGGAGGTGCATGAAGAACAACTTAATGAGGAAGAATGAGAGAGAAGAGAGACATGTAAAGCAACAAGAAACAATCCTGGCAGTTTTCACTGCTCAACTCAGAGGCAGTCTGTAAATCTGGTATCAGCTCATATGTATCTGgtattaaaagtaataataataataataataatcatgcctcaaacaataaaacaatcataaataaaattatactccagatagggctgggcgattaattgaaaaataatcgaaatcgacattcagaacctataatcgatcaaatgtttccaggtcgattatttcgattactttccctttaaaaacagtaccgcgtgtggagtcacgtgaccccgctccattacattacgttattccgccgacatgtccatggagagcttaaaaaatttacaggatatacaagagtaattttgtttagaagacagtgcttattttctactttgaaagtgcatttttggttttcggccgaaagacttttatcatcgaaacaacacggccgaaacagtatgttgaccactgatctataatagagaactggattgctcatgacgtcataaaagtgaagccactgCGCCGCCATcttagtattccctagtattcgcatacattctaTTGAGTAAATaggaaattataatattttattgagaaaacatcgCATAACAAGTCAacgtttttatatctgaagtctcactgtacattttcacaatgcaaacgtcctaagcatgtaaacggttatttgtttaCAGTTGGGAATTCCCTATGCTTATTAAAAATGCACgttcatagcctacattacagtcatgtAGGCTACATAAGATAAACAAACATCGGACGATCTtagtacagttattcacggtttatgtcgttttgttgtttatattcgtacagtagactaactgcatgtttcaacaatacttaACAGTAACGTTATTCATTTCGAAGCAGGTAACgttaatgatttgttcgttaaattaataattaattcaacatacacagcattttactcagatggaaacggtaatgttagtaaatcattacagaatttgcttatctgaagagtctgaaatagatgttgctcaatcaggcacattaaaaatacacaccatgactcggagaacaccgctgactacaaatggtacggacttaaagacataagctttatttcaaagatttgaatttcaatacaacgagcaatatagtaacagagacttgtattgtattatttactgtataaccaaatcaatttcagatactaataccagatatatggtactgtgtattatttcctgcataattaggtacataaagaaatatatttagtgttggaTCAGTTACGTTACCCGTCTCTGTaagtgcgcagctgacacacccacctgaacgatttcaatatatcgcttatccagcccgaaaagaccataaacattccataaaacatcttaagtaaaaattaatttacatacacatatcctaaaaactgatcctgtgtgaaagatacgcttcaaattgggtgattttaggtcagcaatttacatgtgactcaatggcgctctctgcaggtagggaatagtaagatggcggatcgaacacttccggcggcttcactgcctaacggcagtttagaacgcaatgagcaatccagtcattatata of the Garra rufa chromosome 17, GarRuf1.0, whole genome shotgun sequence genome contains:
- the LOC141289334 gene encoding phosphatidylserine synthase 1-like gives rise to the protein MEALVERLEQAVIRLEAVAVKLQNCPGGLVNGDISSIINGGESESMEAFDHLLSGSVSEYLRTSTAIGGDVAKHAEMVSNALQVQRAFLKMAMTHQEPAKTSYSPPYYSERCGQPCDVKTARIVSCCFTCLSSLSFFLIKLFFMHLLPNFAECWWDQVILDILLCNGGGIWLGMTVCHFLEMRTYHWASIKNIHTTTGKLKRAVLQFTPASWTYVRWFDPKSSFQRVAGIYLFMIVWQLTELNTFFLKHIFVFQASHSLSWCRILLIGIITAPTVRQYYAYLTDTQCKRVGTQCWVFGAIAFLEALACIKFGQDLFSKTQVLYVVLWLLCLAFITFLCLYCMIWYEQNYGKRLETVADFDDSTLIDPYDHIPETAKAERNTSSNSTSSRRRKGGSGKNKTINGTSGKK